The sequence below is a genomic window from Ficedula albicollis isolate OC2 chromosome 2, FicAlb1.5, whole genome shotgun sequence.
gtgaggcagctgtcTTCTGAATGTTGCTGTGTATCTGCTCTGTGGCAATAGCCTTTCTGGTATTCAGAAACACAGCAGCTAAGATATGTGAAGTGGCACAGATAACAAAGGCCAGCTAGGCATCTGTTCAAAACATTATGTGACAATAGTAAGAGCTGCTGTCCAGTCTGGACCAGCAAAAGGGTAttacaaaacacacacacaaaacccactTTCCATCATCAGTGTAATTAGAATGATTATCTTGcgaaacacacacacaaaacccactTTCCATCATCTCAGTGTAATTAGAATGATTATCTTGCACTGTAACTTACCTGAAGTCTGCAGTTGCTGCAAAGGATTCCAGCTCTGTAATAGAGAAGACGCAAAGAAAACCTTCTCCACTTCGGAAGTAGTTGTCTCTAATTGCAGCATagtcctcctgccctgctgtatCCAATATATCAATTTGGACTTCTTCCCCATCCAGAACCACCTTTTTCCTGTAGCTATCTGCTTTGGTGGGCTCATAGTCTTCAacaaactaggaaaaaaaaccttcatgATGTAAAATCATGCCCGTACAAGGCAATTGCTTCTGTTTGCACTTAAGGATACAGCAAACATATGAAATGGGTATTGGAACTAATAACTAAGCTTTGTGCACTTAGGCCCCGTGAAGTACTCAAGCAACTCATAGTTAAAGCAGACTCCTCATCAGCACAAACAGTTTTTAGGTTTTTGCTTTCCTCAGACATTATAAGGAAATGTAGAGGTAATTTCAAAACAACAGTGTCTGTACACTACCCAAAATTCTGGTTCAAGCACAACTGTCTGTGTTCCATTATGAAATCAGGTAGTTTTCattttagatttatttaatATCAACTTTTAAAGTACACTATAGGGCAAATCAGTAATCTCAAAACATGCTTTTGTTCCATTTAACTGCTGAATTTCATACCACATCACATGCATTTAGatcctttcagaaaataattctacAAATGTAATCTAAACAACACTATGTTGAAGGCATCTCCTGAGATAAATTCTAAGACAGACTCTTACCTCATCATACATAAACTGTAGTGTTAAAGCAGATTTTCCTACACCACCGCTTCCCACCATGATGACTTTGTGTAAAGCCAATGAATTCTGTCCTTTAGGTTTATTTGCTGCCATCTTTGGGTTGCAGAAAATTCACACGTATCAAATGGAAAaatctagaagaaaaatatttcttcattagTTGTCTTTTCCTTCTACCACATGAACtgataaattgatttttttcaaatcccTAAATATTTATTGACTTAATTTCAGTCCTGCTTTAGCGAAAACTACCTGCTCTTTCACTGGAAATCATTCCACAAATTATATTGAGctcatctctttattttaattaagcaaAGAAATCCTTCACCATTTGgcaacagcattttctttcagtggtaCAGTAAGTGTCAAAAATTCTTGATAGTTTATTACACAAGAATTGAAAAAGGAAGCCACAGTGAGTCAACACAATATAAGAAAACATGATATGACcgctgcaggggaaggaaacaGACTTTTGAAGGGATTTCCAGTTTAAATGGCAAGCACTAAACACAGCAGTAAGGATTAGCTAAAATACTTTTACAGGAAAAGCAAGCaaacttaaaatataaaaataccaGGTTCAGTAAGTCAGAAACCAAAATAACAATCTAGTTTATACATAGTGGAAAGATTCAATTTGCCTACAAATGCAATTATTTGTAATATTTGGAGTAGTTGTCTCAGTTCCGTGACTGCTTGTTTAAACACAAATCCCTGCATCTCACCAACACCAAAGGGCTCTGTGACAGCTAATTCACATAGTTTAATGTATGTGTACACAAGCACTTTTGTAGCACTTGCAGCTATTCtgttaactttaaaaaaaataaatcacacatGCTATAGTTTTAGTGGATCTCTATTTTCCCACACTTTTGTTTCATTCTCTACCTATCCCCATAGTAATAAAACTGTACTTGTGAATGCTTGCACAGTTcttaaaacacaggaaaatcctTGTACAGTGACAGAATGTGCTCTCCTCCAGAGACTTAAGGTCAAAACAAGGTCTGAAGTCCAAAAGAGACAATGACATCTACattacatatataaatacaagAAGAATTTATGGTagcaattaaaaagcaaatttaactttcatttctttaattaaaaactcAGAAATAAGACCTCTGTatgacagcacagctcagttATGTAACTACCAGATAATAACACATCATAGTGACTTGGCATGATTACCTTGTTACCTTTAGCCATTATAATTATTTGCCAATGGCACACTAAAATTACATCCTACTGCATAACGAATTACCCTTCTTGGCAGCTTAAACAATCAGAATGTGAAGCACAACAACTTTCTTAAAACTTGCATCAAAAACCCTAGTTGAGGCCATGCACTAAGGCACTGTTAGCACTGACGCAGGTAGTATAAAAGCATGATGACTAAAGCTTCACTGGAGATTAGGCCAAACCTTCCTGGAAGTAAAATACATGTCATCAAGGTTCTCACACTGCCATGCCAGCAagcaggctggggatgagcaaGCAGCTAGGAGAGACACACCTGGaccagctgaccaaagggatatcACCACACCATAGCTTAGCAATAAAAAAAGTTGGCAGAGAGGTTTGAAgtttctcagcactgctgttgcTCAAGAACTGCTGGACATTGGTCAGCTAGCAGCGagcaaattttctttatttaacttctcttgagtttgtttttttttttaataataggAAGCTATCATTATCCCAACCCAcaaattttcttacttttatcCTTTCGattctctcccctctcccacaAGTGGCAGGGGAAGCAAGCAGGCAGTGGGACTTACCTGCTTACCAAGCTAAACCCACAAACTGTGTGAAAAACTCTTGAGATCACATCAGCACTGCTACCCATTCTGTCGTCAAAGAATTCTGAAAATGCAACTGAAAATTAAGTCAAATTCTTTTCCCCAGGAAGATTATCTAAGCAAAATAAGCATAAGTAAGGTGCTATACTCATTATAGAGATATAGCAGAGAGGCACAACTGATATCATGCTATAGGTTCTTTTagaaaggagatggaaaagagCAAACACCTTTCTGTTTTGGCTTACAAAAGAAgcattgctttctttttactCATGAGGGAGTATGAGATCATGAAAATAGTTCAAAGCCATGTGCATGCTTTCAACCTACTAcattgttttgtcttt
It includes:
- the RALA gene encoding ras-related protein Ral-A; this translates as MAANKPKGQNSLALHKVIMVGSGGVGKSALTLQFMYDEFVEDYEPTKADSYRKKVVLDGEEVQIDILDTAGQEDYAAIRDNYFRSGEGFLCVFSITELESFAATADFREQILRVKEDENVPFLLVGNKSDLEDKRQVSVEEAKNRADQWNVNYVETSAKTRANVDKVFFDLMREIRARKMEDSKEKNGKKKRKSLAKRIRERCCIL